In Candidatus Tiamatella incendiivivens, the genomic window ATATCCTCTATTCGTACTCCAAACTTGCCGTGTAAGTAAACTCCTGGTTCAATAGTAAATATCATTCCCCTTTTGATTACAGTATCTGAGCCCGGTCTTATATAAGGCTCCTCATGTACATCCACACCTACTCCATGACCTAGTCCATGAATAAATTTAGGGCCGAATCCTTGGTTCTCTAAGGCTCTTCTTGCAGCGTTATCTATATCCTTAGCTTTAATCCCTGGTTCTACCGTATCTATAGCCTCTTCAACGGCTTCGTTCACTATTTCTATTACTTTCTTCAACTCACTGTTTCCGCCATAGATCAACGTTCTCGTAGAATCACTGTTATAGTTCTGCTTTACTGCTCCCCAATCAATGAGAACTAGATTATTTCTTGTTAGACTTTTGTTTGTAGGTATTGCATGCGGGTAAGCTGCATTTTCTCCGAAGGCAATTATAGTTGGGAACGCTTCTCTTTCCCCTCCAAGTGCCCGCAGGTGTAGTCCCAGTCTTCCCGCAAGGTATAGCTCTGAAACTCCTTCAGCCATATCATTGACTGTTCTAATAAAAGCTTCTTCAGCTATTTTGATTGTTTCCGTTATAATATCTATTTCTTCAGCCGTTTTAATCATTCTAATTTCACTGATTTCATTTTCAATGGAACCCTTCTTGCATATTTTGCTAAATTTCTCTCTATGACTGCAAGGAAGGCCTCCAAGATCACATAGGACTTCCCCTTCTTCCCCTATTATCTTGGATACGGACGAATAAGGATCATCCCCCAGCACTTTAATATCGTCTGATATAATCATCTCGTTGGCAGACCTATAGAAACCGTATACTTTCAACCAACTGGGGGATTGGTCTTGAAACCTGTAGAATTCTAGGATATTTGTCAGGATGATATGGTTTTGCCTGGCAGGCATAGATATTAGAATAGATCCTATTGGGCTAGGTATGCCTGTAAAATATGTAACGTTAGAAGGATTAGATATTACTATCACAGGGTCTTTCAAACCCTCTTTCTCTACTAGCTTCTCAAGCCTGGAAGGAGATTTCCACAAGTCAAACCACCTGTCTCTTCAAGTAGTTTTAGTTTGATATTAGGGGTTAAAACATAGATTGCACAAATTTGTTGGAATGGTATTTTACGATTACGTATAGAAGTTTGCATGGTATGTGTGTGAAGTAGATTTAGCGGAATCTAGCTTTTGTTGTGACTTTCTTGTTTTGCCATGAGTATCTGCGTATTCTTTTTGATCTGCCGAATCCGCATGCCACACAGTATCCCTTAGCGACATTGAACGAGTTTCTACCGCATCTCCTACATCTTATATGTGTCTTGCTTCTTCCATGCTTACCCATTGAAGGCGTTCCTTTACCCATCACCTACACCTCAGCTTGCCGGGGAGATCATTACGACGTTATCTCCCCTTATTAGTATTATTCCTAGTCTTTTTGTTTCTCCGTTTGACCTGATTTCTTCTGCATCGTGAAGTAGTATGTTCAGGTGTTGGTCAAAACTCTTTAAGGTACCTCTAACCTCTCTACCTCCTTTGAGTCTTATGTATACGGTTTTCTCGAGTGATTCGCTAAGCAGTGTATGCGTGTCAGACAATCTTCTCCACCTATAGCTTCAGTCGTGGTCTCATTACCGTTTTCTAAGGGAAGCTACTATAAAAAGGTATATTCATTAAACCAATTTACTGGGTGAACATGCTGAAATGCCAGCCCAACTGAAAAACAGACACTTGTTATCAAAAAAGGAAAGGAAGAAGCTTCATAGGATTCTTACAGATAAGCTTCTAAGGATACTAGATTACAATAGCTGTAATCTATTAGAGGTTGGTGAATATGATGACGCTGTAGTGTATCTATGTGACTCGCAGTGCTTCATATTGATTGTGGAGTACAGAGGAGAAAACCTTTATGTGCCTTGCTTGAAGAGGCTTTTACAAGTATTTAGAAAAAGCATCTCAATCGGCGATATAGAAGTAGATAGAGGAGCTGTCCAGGCTTTAATGCGGGGAGCAGATTTGATGGCTCCTGGTGTGAGAAGGGTTACTGCATATTTTGACCCCGGTGATATGGTAATAATTATAGATGAAGAGTCGAATGCGCCAGTGTCTGTAGGTAAGGCAATGGTATCTTCTAGGGAATTAGAGGCTATGGTTTCATCCAAGTCCCGTGGAAAGGTTGTCGCTAATCTTCATTACGTGGGAGACAAAGTATGGAAAGAGCTGTAGTTTAGATTAGTAGAGTTTAATCGATTCAAGGAGTTTCGGCGTATAAATTTCAGGCTTTCTGTTTATCACTCCTTTCTCCTCTAGCTTTGTTGCGTCTCTAAATAACAGGTTTTTGAGGGTTTGAATCGCTGAAGGCTCACCGTGATTCAATATTATATTTCTTGGTTTAGGTTTCAGGAACTTGTAAAACATCCGTAGCTCTGATTGACTAGCATGTCCGGAGAACCCCTCTATCCTTTGTATTTCCATTTTTATTTTCAGGCTTTTGACTTTTCCTTCTTCTATGAATTGCATTTCTCGGTCTCCCTCTACTATTCTTCTCCCCAAGGTTCCAGCTGCTTGGTAGCTGACAAAGACTAAGGCATTCTTCTCGTCATCTGCTAGAGCCTTTAGATACTCCACACTAGGCCCTCCTGTTAACATCCCAGATGTTGCTAGTATTATAGCGCTTTTATCTCCCTGCATCAAGGATTCCCGTTCTTCTCTATGGCTTACATATACAGTATTTTCACTGATGAAGGGATTCTCACCCTGATGAAGTATCTTGTTTCTAATAGGTGGAACTAACAGTTCAGGGTAATTGGTATATATAGCTGTTACTTCATATACCATGCCGTCAACATATATTGGTATTTCAAGTATCTCCTTATTCTTCATAGCCTCATTCAATACTACTAGAATTTCTTGGCCTCTACCGACAGCCATTACTGGTATGAGTATTTTCCCCCCTCTTCCAACGACTTTCCTAACCACATCGAGTAATTGCTTCTCTGCTTCTTCCCTTGGTTGTTGTTCTGTAGCTCCGTAAGTTGACTCCATTATAAGGGCTTCTATGCGGGGGAACTCGTGGTTCGCAGGGGGAAGTAAACGCGTGGCTGTATCCCCCTTTATCTTGTAAAACTTGAGGTCTCCCGTGTACAGTATATTGTAAAGCCCCTGTCCAACATGTAGATGCACTAGAGAAGATCCAAGTATGTGCCCAGCATTATGGAATGTAAGTTTGGTGTCAGGAGCTACATCAGTGACGACCTCATAGTCTACGGTTATTGTCCTTGAAAGCATCATAGATATTTCTCTCATACCGTAAAGAGGTTCTTCTCCTTCCTTGCGTGCTAGTTCGATCAGATCTTTCTGAACTAGAACCATTATATCTCTTGTAGGCTTCGTAGCATAAACAGGTCCTCTATAACCGTATTTGTATAGCAGTGGTAAGATTCCAACATGATCTAAGTGTGCGTGACTTATTACGATAGCGTCAAGTTCTTCGATGTTAAATTCGGGCGAATCCAACTTAGGAAACCTATCTACTCCTGATCCCCCAGGGTTTATTCCAGCGTCTAATAGTACTTTGCTTTCGCCAGTATCTACTAGTATAGCTGATCTACCAACCTCGCAGAATGATCCTAGGCCTATTATTCTTACATGTTGCGTTCCCCTGATGGTATCTCTGAATATTCTTTCACCGATTTCTCTGAATGCCTTTTTTCTTTCCGCGGATGATCTAAGCATATGGCTTAGAATACTATTTAAAACGTTACTGATTAACGGCGGTTTCCTATAGACCACCATTCGCCATCCGGTGTTTGCTAGTACTTTATTAATGAACTGCTTGTTTCTACCTGCAGCTTTCCCGGGTTTCTCTGCCCTCACTATAACTTCTCCTAGAACTTCATCGAATTCTATGAGGTTGGGGTCTATACCTGCCTCAGGGTCTACATGATCTAGGACGAATGCCTTGGTTTCTTCCTGTGGTTTCCTGATACTGGGATCTGTTCGTATCACAACTCTTTTCTTAAGTTTTTTTGCTAATTCTTTGATTACATCGCTATTTTTAACTATGAATTTCGGGTTTTTAACATAGATAGCTATTTCGGGGCCTTCGAACTCTACAGTGCTTATATCGGCATTACCTAGGTATTTGTAGATATTTCTCATAAGAAATAGCCTAAGTTTCTTCCCTGTTAACCTCTCGCTCCCACGTGAATCAGTTGATGTCAAACTATTAAGCACCTCTCTCGAGAGATTGATATTCATAACTCATTTGGAATGCATCACGTTTCGGGTCTTA contains:
- a CDS encoding aminopeptidase P family protein, translated to MWKSPSRLEKLVEKEGLKDPVIVISNPSNVTYFTGIPSPIGSILISMPARQNHIILTNILEFYRFQDQSPSWLKVYGFYRSANEMIISDDIKVLGDDPYSSVSKIIGEEGEVLCDLGGLPCSHREKFSKICKKGSIENEISEIRMIKTAEEIDIITETIKIAEEAFIRTVNDMAEGVSELYLAGRLGLHLRALGGEREAFPTIIAFGENAAYPHAIPTNKSLTRNNLVLIDWGAVKQNYNSDSTRTLIYGGNSELKKVIEIVNEAVEEAIDTVEPGIKAKDIDNAARRALENQGFGPKFIHGLGHGVGVDVHEEPYIRPGSDTVIKRGMIFTIEPGVYLHGKFGVRIEDMILVTETGAKVLTRLPRIFS
- a CDS encoding 50S ribosomal protein L37e; the encoded protein is MGKGTPSMGKHGRSKTHIRCRRCGRNSFNVAKGYCVACGFGRSKRIRRYSWQNKKVTTKARFR
- a CDS encoding RNA-binding protein, translating into MSDTHTLLSESLEKTVYIRLKGGREVRGTLKSFDQHLNILLHDAEEIRSNGETKRLGIILIRGDNVVMISPAS
- a CDS encoding DUF1947 domain-containing protein; protein product: MPAQLKNRHLLSKKERKKLHRILTDKLLRILDYNSCNLLEVGEYDDAVVYLCDSQCFILIVEYRGENLYVPCLKRLLQVFRKSISIGDIEVDRGAVQALMRGADLMAPGVRRVTAYFDPGDMVIIIDEESNAPVSVGKAMVSSRELEAMVSSKSRGKVVANLHYVGDKVWKEL
- a CDS encoding beta-CASP ribonuclease aCPSF1, with product MTSTDSRGSERLTGKKLRLFLMRNIYKYLGNADISTVEFEGPEIAIYVKNPKFIVKNSDVIKELAKKLKKRVVIRTDPSIRKPQEETKAFVLDHVDPEAGIDPNLIEFDEVLGEVIVRAEKPGKAAGRNKQFINKVLANTGWRMVVYRKPPLISNVLNSILSHMLRSSAERKKAFREIGERIFRDTIRGTQHVRIIGLGSFCEVGRSAILVDTGESKVLLDAGINPGGSGVDRFPKLDSPEFNIEELDAIVISHAHLDHVGILPLLYKYGYRGPVYATKPTRDIMVLVQKDLIELARKEGEEPLYGMREISMMLSRTITVDYEVVTDVAPDTKLTFHNAGHILGSSLVHLHVGQGLYNILYTGDLKFYKIKGDTATRLLPPANHEFPRIEALIMESTYGATEQQPREEAEKQLLDVVRKVVGRGGKILIPVMAVGRGQEILVVLNEAMKNKEILEIPIYVDGMVYEVTAIYTNYPELLVPPIRNKILHQGENPFISENTVYVSHREERESLMQGDKSAIILATSGMLTGGPSVEYLKALADDEKNALVFVSYQAAGTLGRRIVEGDREMQFIEEGKVKSLKIKMEIQRIEGFSGHASQSELRMFYKFLKPKPRNIILNHGEPSAIQTLKNLLFRDATKLEEKGVINRKPEIYTPKLLESIKLY